One Eleginops maclovinus isolate JMC-PN-2008 ecotype Puerto Natales chromosome 22, JC_Emac_rtc_rv5, whole genome shotgun sequence DNA segment encodes these proteins:
- the LOC134858918 gene encoding phytanoyl-CoA hydroxylase-interacting protein-like, giving the protein MEVPGLAHSITSPLSPCEGMIKDLSLDALQLCERDGSKSQDGSMEALPVPQNIKISNITCDSFKICWDMEPSSKERITHYFIDLNKKENKNSNKFKHKDVPTKLVAKAVPLPMTVRGHWFLSPRTEYTVAVQTASKQTDGDYAISEWSEIVEFCTGDYSTVHLNQLLEKAEVIAGRMLPLSVFYRNQNKEYFDHAREEQGSRMLQSVKDNSGSHGSPISGKLEGVFFSCNTEFNTGKPPQDSPYGRHRFEVKADLLFNLDTNLYFGDFYCMYTAYHYVILVLAPKGSAGDEFCKARLPALDLSNNRFLTCKQEEDGSLVFHHAQDVILEVIYTEPVDLAIGTVAEISGHQLMSMSTVNAKKDPSCKTCNISVGR; this is encoded by the exons ATGGAGGTACCAGGTTTGGCGCACAGCATCACCAGTCCATTAAGTCCCTGCGAGGGGATGATCAAGGACTTGAGCTTGGACGCATTACAGTTATGCGAGCGAGATG GAAGTAAATCCCAGGATGGCAGCATGGAGGCGCTCCCTGTTCCTCAGAACATCAAGATCAGCAACATCACCTGCGACTCCTTCAAGATCTGCTGGGACATGGAGCCAAGCAGCAAGGAGCGCATCACACACTACTTCATTGACCTGAACAAGAAGGAgaacaaaaactcaaacaaGTTCAAACACAAG GATGTTCCTACCAAGCTGGTTGCCAAAGCAGTTCCCCTGCCCATGACGGTCCGGGGCCACTGGTTCCTGAGCCCACGCACAGAGTACACCGTGGCCGTCCAGACCGCATCGAAACAGACCGACGGGGACTACGCCATCTCCGAATGGAGCGAGATCGTGGAGTTCTGCACCGGCG ATTATTCCACAGTGCACCTCAACCAGCTGCTGGAGAAGGCGGAGGTCATCGCCGGCCGGATGCTGCCTTTGTCTGTCTTCTACAGGAACCAGAATAAAGAGTACTTCGACCACGCCAG GGAGGAGCAGGGGAGCCGGATGCTGCAGTCGGTGAAAGACAACAGCGGCAGCCACGGCTCTCCCATCAGTGGCAAACTGGAGGGAGTTTTCTTCAGCTGCAACACAGAGTTCAACACCGGCAAGCCCCCGCAGGACTCCCCCTACGGTCGCCACCGCTTCGAGGTGAAGGCTGACCTGCTCTTCAACCTCGACACCAACCTGTACTTCGGAGACTTCTACTGCATGTACACAGCATACCACTACGTCATCCTGGTCCTGGCGCCAAAGGGCTCCGCGGGCGACGAGTTCTGTAAGGCCAGGCTCCCTGCGCTAGACCTCTCCAACAACCGTTTCCTCACCTGCAAGCAGGAAGAAGATGGAAGTCTGGTGTTTCACCACGCCCAGGATGTGATCCTGGAGGTGATCTACACGGAGCCCGTCGACCTGGCAATAGGCACGGTGGCTGAGATCAGCGGGCACCAGCTGATGAGTATGTCCACGGTAAACGCCAAGAAGGACCCCAGCTGCAAGACCTGCAACATCAGTGTGGGGCGCTAA